The Anopheles gambiae chromosome 2, idAnoGambNW_F1_1, whole genome shotgun sequence genomic sequence ATCGGGTAAGTTGCCTGTTTTCACTACTATCTATGTTCTACACGTTTGCCACGCTAGCAGCACATCAAGAATGGTTACTGTAAGTCTGCAGAGGACATTGGATTTTCGCTAAGATCCGCTTCTTTGTTCCTTCAGCAGGTTACGATCCTTACATGGGTGGGTATGAACCGCAGCGTGGATATGTGGACGATCGGTACGGTGGCTACTACCCAAGTGGGGGCGGTCGCTTACCACCCCCTCTACCACCACCAATGCCAGCGTTTCCCGATCGTGATCGAGGCTATCGGCGTCCGGCCGTCGGCATGGCACCGGACGGCGGTGGCTATCCGTTCGAAATTCCGTACGGCCCCTCAGGCACCGGGTACGATAACACACTCGGCGGTGGCGACGGTTTCGGTGGCTACGGACCACAGCGACCGTACGAAACGCGCTGCGACAATACGGACACGTTCAAGCAGGTCGCCGCCAAGCGCAAGATGCGCAAGCAGTACATCCGGCGCGTGATCAACGCACCATCCCTCGGCATCTGTCAGCAGGAGTGTGCAGGCGCACGGGACTTTATGTGCCGGAGCTTCAACTACCGCGACAGTGCACCGTACGAAACGGAGGGCAACTGCGAGCTGAGCGATCGGGACTCGCGCGACCTGGAGGTGCCGAGCACGCAGATGTTCGAGAGTGACAGTGCGGACTATTACGAGCGGACGCCGGGCCGAGGCGGACCGCACGACGAGTGTTTGGACGGTAAGGCACACAGCGGTAGATAGAACAGGAATaaattgtggatttttttggaATTGAATATTTTGTAATGCATTGTTTTTGGGGGTTTTGCGCTTGGCACACCAGTCGGACAGGTTTGTAACGAGGACGGTATGGAGTTTACGCTGCGCACGCCGGAAGGCTTTGTCGGGCGGATCTACGCGTACGGGTTCTACGATCGATGCTTCTTCCGCGGTAACGGTGGCACGGTGAATGTGCTGAGAATTAGTGGACCTCAAGGATATCCCGAGTGTGGAACGCAACGGGTAGGATGATGTTCTTGTCTTGCTAATCTTGAGCTTGAACTGCTGGGGACGTGGTCTCATCGTTTCCCGTTTTCTTTGCAGTACGGTGACACGATGACTAATATCATAGTGGTACAGTTCTCGGACAATGTGCAGACGGGACGCGACAAGCGCTTCAACCTGACGTGCATGTTCCGTGGTCCTGGGGAAGCAGTCGTTACCTCGGGCTACATTGGCGCTGGGTAAGTAATGATCTTCCAGCCTGAAGGTGTCCAAGCTGTTACAAAACTCTTGCATGCGTATGTTCCTGCATGTTACTGTCATCTTCTTGCATGAACCTCAAAGTAACTAGCAACTAGACTAGCTACTAACACCGAATCTGTGTACCGAAACATAAAGACCCTTTGCTCCCATCATGTTGTGGTGCGTGCTGTGGAAGGTGATAAATCGCAAAAAGTGATGCAACACTGATCCTCACCCCAACAACCCCACGAACATGATGCGCCGAGACAAAGAACGACCGTTGCAATGCTTCTCAAGCGTAGCTTTCAATCGATTGACAGATCCGGTAGTCCGATCCCGATCGAGTACCTGCCGGCGGAGAACTCGATGAGCAACAAGGTGCGGCTGATGATACTGTACCAGGGTCGACCGACGACTACGATCGCCGTAGGCGATCCGCTCACGTTCCGGCTCGAGTCCCAGGACGGCTACAGTCACGCAACGGACATCTTCGCCACGAATGTGGTCGCGCGCGATCCGTACTCGGGCCGTAGCGTACAGCTGATCGATAATTATGGGTAAGCGGGTTGATGCTTTTTGCAGATTGGCGTGAGTTGACATTGTGATTTGTTCTACTGTTCTTCAGCTGCCCAGTTGATAGTTTGGTGTTCCCCGAACTGGGACGATCACGCGACAATGATGCACTGGAGGCACGGTTTAACGCGTTCAAGATACCGGAATCAAACTTCCTAGTGTTTGAGGCTACCGTCCGTACGTGCCGTGGAGGATGTCAGCCGGTAAGTGCTTAATACCAAAGTTCTAGTGGTTCGAGTAGCAATTCGGTAGTGTGAGTTAAGTCAGCTTGAAGAAATCGCAAACATTTAAGTAATAATTGCTAAGATTTAACTCACTCATTTGAGTCAGTATTTGAGAAACAGTTTCAAGAACACTGCGCGATTATGGTTCCCTTCATAAAACCCTTCATCTAGGCATACTGTCCAGGACCAAGTGGCCGTTCGGAACCTTCGTTTGGTCGTCGGAAACGATCGCTCGAAAATGGGACGGAAACGATCGGTACAGCCGAGCCGCTGGTAGCCGCCAACCCGGACCCAgcggacgacgaggacgacgaagTGTCTATCGTGAACGGTACGATGGTGAACGAAAACGCAACCAGCGCCAAGACACGGGACGCCAGCGGTGATACGATAACGGCCGAAGCGGACACAACCAGCCCGACCGAAATGCCCGAGCAAGTGCGCGAAATGATTGAGGTATTTCCGGGGCAGGGCAACAACGCTACGCACAAGTTTGACGGTTCAAGCAATAATTCAAAGTCTCGCTACTTCCGTCCGCTGCAGGTGTTCCAGTCGCGGGAAGAGATGCAACAGGATACGGTCGCCCGCAAGATGGTCGCACCGATCGAGTCGGTCTGTTTGACGCACGCCGAATACTACGGGCTGATCAGTGCGGTCATACTGCTGATCATACTGCTGATCAGCATCACGTTTGCGGCTGGCATTGTGTACCGTAGCTACTGGAAGGTGTTCATCAAGAACCGGACGCTCGACCGTAGCTCACCGGTCAATTCGTTCAGTCCTTCTGCGCTCCACAACGCGGGAGGAAGTCAGTTTGAAGCGTCCGGACGGGCGCATTCGACGGCAagccgaggaggaggagctggTACACCGCACGTGCGTACGCCGGGAGTGTCACTGTTTGGCAGTGGGCTGCAGAAAACGTTTGCTACCGGGTAGGTGATCTTGAGATGATCATGTTTATTAGAATGATCGTATCattggaaaatgtttttctttctcacacAGCAACCTGTCGCGTATGTGTCAGATCCCGGTAATGAACCCACTGTCCCGGGCCGGTGCACCTAAAAGCGAATTTGATGACCCGAGTGAACCGATCTACACCGATCCGTCACTGTTTGAACGATCAAGGTAAGCATTGGCCGGggcaaattatttaaatcccCACAATGATCTCAATCCATCTCTACCTTTCTTCTTCCAACTCTTTTCCTGTCAATCCCTTCTGATGTCTtcatctatctctctctctctctctctttctttctttttggcacTATCATGCATTTGCAGAATATAACACCTTTGAACCTCCCAACCCCCATTTCAGATCACTGCGCAGCATAGCCGTCGACCAGACGGAAGATGCCAACAATGTCTGAACGATGTGTGAAGATGTGCTGTAACAGTGGAACAGCGGAAACGAAttggaatgaaaaagaaaaggacaaCAAGCCCCATAGAGTTATACGATTTCTTTAATTAACGCACCCAAAACGAGAGCTAAGTGCGCATTAGATTTTCATTAGAGCGTTAAGAGTCTTTGATCATGATCAGCAGTTCACGCTGGAAGGGGTAAAACCAAACCGATGCGCATATTTATTTGATAGGACAATCGAACAGACACGCACTACACGCGTTGGACCACATACCCAAGTGAGATGGACGTTGGATCCTCTTCAATAGAATGCCTCCCGTTCCCTTCTCATCACCTGCCGGCTCATAGATAGGGTATAGCCAGCATAAGGTTAGCAATTAGGCCGAGTGATCACTTTCAACTCTTCGCTGCCGAGGTTGTTGGAGGAGTGCGCTAGAATTAGCATacaattaaacacaaacaaacacaaacacacacacacacagctaaaCCAAACTAAAGCTCATAACGTTAAGTACTGTGATTGAAGTGTAACGTACCGATTCGATCGCGATGATTGGACCAGGGAGTTGTTTCAAATTGCAGACACGCTAACAGAGAATAGTGGAAGAGTAGAGAGATGGAAGAAGTTAGGCATAtaaaatacatacatacatatatatactTTTATAATCATAATAACTACTTTTACTACTCGTACTGGAGGGATACCGTATACCGTGGACACATTCTCTCAGCCGCCAGCCGCCGGGCAGCTTGCCCGTTTTGTATGATAGGGGGAACAGAGAGAATCGCGAGCTGTACACCGTTTTGCTGTTCTATATTTATTTGACTTTgagcaaaacgaaaaaggaTATAACTCTTTTTTCTGTACTTTTTCGCATACTTACTATCGCCCGCTTTTTACTTTCTCTATCGTAGTCTTAAGTGAACGAGTAAGCGGAACCATCTCACAAACGTGAAGTGGGTTCTTTCCGATCCCGGGGAGCTAATTAATCCCGCCCCAGGGAGTTACATACTTTAGCACCGTGTCTCTAACCGCTAGGCTTTTTGTgaagaaaatttaataaataagcaaatcaTAACTTTGAACTGGttcgcgtttttttctttgttttcattttttttttgaagagaaTGAATCAAGAATGCATAAAAATCGATTCTCCAAAAGATGAAAGATATCACGATCAACGAACTGAAAGAACGTGCAGTCGCAGTGTGTACGTGCAGGCAGAGCGTTCTTCGTCGGCTGGGTGTTGGAAAAGCGTGACAATTTTCCAACCTCCTCCTCTTTTCATGCACGACATAACATGTGGCCGAAAGTgtgagacaaacaaaaaacaaaagtgatGTGATCAAGTCACAACATACGCCCCGAGCGCGGGTGGGTTATGCCTTTTCGGAAAAGTGCAACCACAACCGACAACCAGTCACGGTCGGACGTTCGCTTCTTGTGgagccgtttttttgtgttgattgAAATTGTCCACTTTTTGCTGTGATTATACAATTAGCTGCAATGTTCGGGGTGAGAAGTGTTTGTTTGCTCGGGCTGTTAGTTGGTTGTGCAAAAATGGTTGGAGCAACGACGATCATGCCTCCGACCAACGAAACTGGAGTGTGTGAGGAGGTAAAGATGTTAATAGAATGTAAAAATTGAGTTAGAATATAATATCTATCTCTTACTCCCACAGACGATCTGCTCGAAGTTGGAGTATTACGATAAGCTGAAGCAAAAATGTCGTGACTTTCCCGGTGGAGGGTTTCTTGTTATTATGGATCATGTGAGTTGAGACAGCATTTTACAGCTTAAGTTGATCCTTCAAATGTTATTTCCTTCCATTCTCTTCCGCATTAAAGTCCACTAAATGTGCCAACGGAGACAGTGGTTTGCACACTTTTAGCCGGCGAGACTTTTACTACGTATGCCACCCGGATGGGGTAATGATCGGTCTCTGTCCGGACAATACGGTAAGATCAGTTGCAAAAGGATGCCTATTGGATCGACCGAACGCTACCAATAAGCTAAATACTTGCAGGTTTTCAGTGACACAGAGAAACGCTGCATTGGGGAGACGCTGAATCAACCGAACACGATCAAGGTGCACGATGAGTCACAGAACTGTAACATCATTGTGCCGGATTGTAGTGGTGTGGGTAAGAACAGCATTGTGCTTGATTTAATTAAAGGCGAATGCATTAAAATGTGGACTTTTTTCAGGACTTTTCCCCATACCTTCCAACTGTTCGTTCTACTTCAAATGTCAGGAGTACAACTACAACTTCCACCAGTACGTCTATCAATGCCCGCCGGGGACGTTTTTCCATCCTGATCTACAAAAGTGCTCTTCCACGAATAAGTGCTATGAAGCTCAGGTAAACAGGAGTATCTTATATTAAAAGCGCATAGAATAGACGTAAAACTCTAATCTATTGATTCCAGGAGGAGATCCTGCACAACTTCAGCAAAGAGTATTTCCCCGAGTGTCTCATTTATGGCCAGTTCCGTACGGCGAAGGATTGCACGCTGTACTATCGCTGTGTTCCGAACATTGACGGTTCCTTCTACCAGATTCGCTACGAGTAAGAGGCTGTGCTGGGCTAGAATGAATACAGTTTCTTAttaaagcttattttaaatCCCTCCAGATGTCCCTACAAGATGAGCTACAACTTTGAGAAGGAACTTTGTGTTCCCGAACATCTGCAGTGCTGCGAGTACATTCCTCACGAAAGAATAATAGAGCAGTATAAGGTGCAGCATAGCATTGACTCCACTACACTGCTCCCCCAACCGACGACTGTGATCAGTGCAATCAACACGAAGATCACTTCCAGCATTCCAATGTACTACGACACGACACAACCGCTCCCGCTGGACGATGCTCTGTCGCTGCTTCGAGAGACAAGTGCAAGCTATGCCACCACGACCACACAAGCAGTATCAGATGAGGACGCAGTGATCATGAATGTGACTCCCGACTATGATGATTATGCGTATGAATTGGATGACAATGATACTTCACAATCACCTTATGCTTCAGAAGAACCAGCAGAGCAGATTTATTCTACTCCTGCTTATAGTGGAGAGGCTCTAACTACCATTGAAGAGTATGCTTATGAATCAAGTACAGGATCATATACTTCCGATAGTGATACTGACCAAATGTCATCAGACAAGCCACGATCAACGTCACATCCCGGTTACGATTTCTTGGAATGGGACGATGATGCTTGGGACATTCCCGATCGGGTTAGAGCTACTCAAACTCCACCAACGACGACTCTATATGATGAAGAAACAATCAACTACGATGGAACTGAATCGAATGTTGATGCGTACAGTACTGAAGGTATCACTGACTCTCCTGACCATTATCCCGCGAGTGAACCGTACGTGAATCCGGCTTCATTAGCCCCATATGATGGATTGGAAAGTGAAATGCTTTCTTACGGCACAGGAGTGAATCAAAAAGAGGAAAGCTCCTATGTGACGACTTCTCCGGAGCTTGAGGAAACTGTGAGCGAATATTACACCAATCAAAGCGCCACCGCAGAGCAAACATACGATTCACAAACAGAAGCAGCAGACAGGTATACAGAAGAAGCAATATCTCCAATGAATACTGAGCCGGCTATAGAAATAAACTGCACCAATGATAAGGATGGAGAAATTGTGTGCAATGGCCAGAAGCTAAGCGTAAACGGATACCTGGAGCTGCTGGGATATGCTTTCCAGCTTACAAAGTGGCAAGACTTGCCGGATGAGCCAACAACAGCGCTGAAACCAAATTTAAAGTTTCATCTGGCGTTGGAATATCCTTGTAATTATATATTTAAGGCGCAAGCGATTGATTATCGAACGTCCTATAGCTATGAGTTAACATCTTCTGCAGCGACAGAACAAACAACGGAAGAAATGAGAAcattaaataatgaataatgatAGGATAATACGCATTCATTAAATACCTGACTTATTTATGCTCGATttaagtaaattaaattaaaaagtaCAACCGATCTGtaacgaaaataaaataaaacgtattgtcatttgaaaaaatatgaaattcgTTTCAAATGTGGTCTAAAGAAAATTTTCCAAGGCTATTTTTGTCAAGCAAATCTTCGCTCCATCGCAGCGTGCGCTGTCAATTGCCCCGTTTCcagaattgttttgtttcgcgaAAGCAAACGGTTCGCTTTCCCGGATATTTTACCGAAATGGAGCAAAAATTAAAGCTGTAAGTTGTGTGGAATATCTTTGTAAAGATGCTGTGAGACTTTCGATTTTATGTGTACGCTCTTTGTAGGTTAGTTTGTGGCGACGTACGGGGAAGGCTGAAATCGTTTTTCGCGCGCATtgaaaacgtaaacaaaaagAGCGGCCCGTTCGATTTGGTGCTGTGTGTTGGTGACTTTTTCGGCACCAACCCTGAGGTGGAGGTGTTGCAAGAGTACAAAAGGAATATAAAAACAGGTAGGCAACGTTGTAAATACCACCAATcgattgtttgttgtttaccATTGCTACTCTTTGCAGTTGCAGCGCCAGTTTACATACTTGGCCCGACACGCAAGGAGCTTGCTCAGTATTATGCCGACACCCAGGATGGTGATATCTGTACAAATCTAAGCTATCTGGGTAAGCGTGGCGTTTACACCACTTCCGGTGGGCTTAAAATCGCTTACCTCAGCGGAAATGCACAGGAAACCGGCAGCAATGAGTGGACGTACAGCAAAGCCGACGCCATCGCGGTCCGTGACTCGTGTTTGGCGAGCAAGGCCAACATGGGAGATTTCAGGGGCATCGATATACTGCTCACGTCACAGTGGCCTTTCGGTATGCAGGAGAAGGTGAAGGAAAGCTGCAAGCTGGTCTCCTGGCTGGCAAATGCCGTCAAACCGCGGTACCATTTCTGTGGCATGAATGACGAGTTTTACGAATCTCCACCGTACCGGTAAGTGGAAGGAAGgttgattttaaaaatatttggaACAAATTTTTAATTACGGTTTCCATTTTAGCAACCTTCCGgacaaaaacactcaaatgGAGCTGGCAACCCGGTTTGTCGGGCTGGCATCTTTCGGCAATccggaaaagaagaagcataTTTACGCCCTGAGCATAACGCCGGTCGAGAAGATGCGCGTGCTGGAGCTGATACAGAAAACGACAGATGAAATTCCATCCCCCTACCAAAACCTGTCCCTGCTGACGGAAAGTGGCACTACCAACACGGAGGAAAAGCGCGACGATCAGTACTTCTACGACATGAGCACGCCGGACGACAATCGACGGAACAAACGGCGCAGCAACGATCccaaccagcaccagcagaacAATCAGAAGCGCGGCCGACCGACGTTCGATCAGGAAACGTGTTGGTTCTGCCTGTCGGCGGGCAGCATCGAGAAGCATTTGATCATATCGGTCGGTGACCATTTCTATCTCGCCCTGGCGAAAGGCCCCATCACCGAAACGCACATCCTGATACTGTCCATCACGCACATCCAGTGCGCTGCGCTGCTCTCGGAACCGCAGTGGGCCGAGCTGGTACGGTTCAAGCAAGCGTTGGTCCAGTTTTACGCCGATCGGGACCAGAAGGTGTTCTTTTACGAGCGCAACTTTAAGACGGGCCATCTGCAGATCAACGCCATCGGCATCGACGACAACGTGGCGTGGAAGATACAGCACGTACTGGAGGACAAGGGCGAGGAGTACAGTGTGCAGCTGGAGAAGGTACCGAAGCTAACCGCGCCCAGCGATCTGCCGGAAAGGGGACCGTACTTTGTGGCGGAACTGCCGGACGATACGGTGATGCTGACGCGCCAGATGAAAGGCTTCCCGCTGCACTTTGGGCGGGAAATTATCTGCGCGGACAATTTGCTCAACTGCGAGGAGAAGGCGGACTGGCGGCAGTGTAACTGCAccaaggaggaggaggacgagatGGTGAAAAACTTTCGGGAGAGCTTCAAACCGTACGATTTTACTGTTTGAAAGGGGGCAGTAGAGTGATAGTTTAGAGTTATTCCGTTGCAATTGAATTTTCTACGTATTATAAGTAATGTACATTATTGCACACAGACATGTACAATTATAATAAAACGAGAATTTTGACGAATACAGGAAGGAAATGCTTcaaaagtgaatgaaaaatgtacgGCTGCACCTCCCGCACTACGAATTGAACAGCAAGCATGGCTTCCGCGATGCTTGCCTGATCTCACCTGGTTTATGCTGGGCGAGCATCAACCCCCATTTGTCAGGGGTGGGAaaaaagagatagagaaagagataaataTCCTCGTTTATCCGTGCCGGTTCGACTATCCGGACAACACGTCCAAACGCACTTTTCTCCCTTTCCCTTGTACCGTGGGTTATTCGTTGCCAAGATTTTACGCAGCTCCGTCGTGTCGCTGTCGTACACGCACCGGAGCAATTGATCGGGAAGGTAATACACatagaagagagagatagacaaaaaaagcaaaaaaaaggtttgtcATCTCTAGAAGGGAGTTCGAACGGGGGTGTGAGACAGCAGCGGCGGGGGCGGGAGGGAAATTCACGCGTGCGtactgtggtggtggtgcacaaCGGTGTGTGCACGGTTCGGCACGGTTCCAAAACGGTTCAGTTGGTCGCTGCCGTCGAGCATTTTCCCAGTGCAAAATCGGTACGAGGGTTTCGTCGCGCTGACGcgtttttgtgctgctgctggtgctgctaccTCGAAGGTGTCAAACGCATATtggtgtgtagtgtgtgtgtgtgtgtatgtgtgagtgtggaaaGGGGGTGAATTAAAAACACGGCGTGACAGCTTTTGcaccaggtgtgtgtgtgctgtgcaggTGTGAATTTTAACTCCCCAAACCgtctcctcctccccccacAAATCGTGCCTTTTTCGAGCTATCGCAGCACAGCAAGAAAAAGATACACACTGCCCCGGTGTAtctatgtgcgtgtgtgtgtgtatgacaaGTGTGTAAAGAAGGGTGTGCAGAGAAGAAGGGTGAATGTTGTGCGTGAAACAGGGGTGACTgcatacacaccacaccacacggtGTGCAGCAAAGGAAACGAAAGAAGGAGGCACTTTTGAGGGAGAAAACGTGAAAAGgtgtgaagaaagaaaaacgaaaagaagaaaaaacacacaaattgtaTCGAAATCGTGCGTGTTATCCTGTCTGTGTACGTCCTCTCTCTGTTCTAATGCGTGACTCATCGTCGTGGTTGCAGCAAATTGGgcgcgcgtgtgcgtgtgtgtcagtgtTGTTTCGGGGTGGCTTTTTCTCTTCTCATTCTCCCACCCCTTATTGTTGTGATGTTTTGCGTGTGTTGCAGCACTGCTCATTCCGAAACCATTTCCGGTTTCTTCCTCACAAAGCCCACTCGACAGGGCTTTGATGGCGTTCTCCTTTTTGCCTTCGCAGTCGAGATGTTTCGATACAAAACCGCTCGCGACGCAGCACCCATTGAACCTTTTCCACAGGTAAAAGGTGAATTCACACCTTGCCAACATTGTCGCAAGAGTGCTCACCGTTTGCTCACAAGGAACTGAAAGCGGTGCaagttgttttctttctttctttttgccaTTCAATTGCATGCTGAACAAGTGAAAGCAGCATCCTCATCCCGTGTGCCACCTTCCTGAGAGCAGTTCCCGTTAGAATCAACCCCAGCCGTACGGGGGGAAGGCATGCTTTGATCCACAGTGGTTGCGCCCCAagaggttgctgctgcttcttcttcgagagcttttttttcgtggCCCTTCGTGGCTGTGTGCGAGCGAAACCTGTTTTGCCCTGTCGAAACAAACTGGCGCGGCGGGTGGAAGTGTGTGAGGCAAGAAAATGCACTCGGCTGGCTCTGCGGCTAGTTGCGAAATACAGCGGAGGCAGCGAGGGGAGCTCCGAGGAAACAAGGCTAACTCGGAAAGGGGGtgtgcaattgatgtgtctgTTTGATTGAAGCAATGCACCAACACACGCTTACCAGCAGTAATATGGGTGTCTGGCGTTTTGGGGTTGGTGATTTgggtgcaaaacaaacaagtatTGTAAATAGGAATTGGCCgtgatgatgaaaagtgaagCAAAGTTTTCTTACCCCTTCAGTGTGACTTttcggaggaaaaaaaacccgtaacAATACTTACTGCAATAGAAGAGAAGCATCATAACCTCATTCACTCACACTTACACACGCATACCTTGTACG encodes the following:
- the LOC1270003 gene encoding uncharacterized protein LOC1270003 isoform X6 — encoded protein: MRKRQKLLPGLSDVTVLVLLARFALVLGQTTCNNGQGRVLYERLPNQQLQGFDDDVVRDSAPPFRVLEKCQDLCLRDRTASNNLGRACTSFDFQPGSRIASFSGSVEYEESTCYLTREQAAPEGIGNLMLVPNSVHFTEVCITSSRPDRECPSRRYVFERHPRKKLKLPVSDIKEVTAANRSDCEDKCLNEFSFVCRSANYDSTLRSCAMSRFTRRTHPELLEDDPNSDYLENTCLNAERRCDGLIVYVKEENKRLGGPFEVEIFNNMTLEECQSLCLRAEKYFCRSIEFDDQTKQCILSEEDSVSQKDDLSISSSPTHHFYDLVCLDNQRGAEYPDNSVTSHLFASGRRPDTAFQRYRNSRLGGEFHSEITGRSLSECLDECLRQTSFQCRSAVYSDRFRTCRLSRYNQRDGMRIIYDADYDYYENLMPHLVGGDTDTTNGRPDPTDWRPPYGGDRDRDRVPDDRIPPGRYPQGDRYPMGSRPEYGAGYDPYMGGYEPQRGYVDDRYGGYYPSGGGRLPPPLPPPMPAFPDRDRGYRRPAVGMAPDGGGYPFEIPYGPSGTGYDNTLGGGDGFGGYGPQRPYETRCDNTDTFKQVAAKRKMRKQYIRRVINAPSLGICQQECAGARDFMCRSFNYRDSAPYETEGNCELSDRDSRDLEVPSTQMFESDSADYYERTPGRGGPHDECLDVGQVCNEDGMEFTLRTPEGFVGRIYAYGFYDRCFFRGNGGTVNVLRISGPQGYPECGTQRYGDTMTNIIVVQFSDNVQTGRDKRFNLTCMFRGPGEAVVTSGYIGAGFQSIDRSGSPIPIEYLPAENSMSNKVRLMILYQGRPTTTIAVGDPLTFRLESQDGYSHATDIFATNVVARDPYSGRSVQLIDNYGCPVDSLVFPELGRSRDNDALEARFNAFKIPESNFLVFEATVRTCRGGCQPAYCPGPSGRSEPSFGRRKRSLENGTETIGTAEPLVAANPDPADDEDDEVSIVNGTMVNENATSAKTRDASGDTITAEADTTSPTEMPEQVREMIESRYFRPLQVFQSREEMQQDTVARKMVAPIESVCLTHAEYYGLISAVILLIILLISITFAAGIVYRSYWKVFIKNRTLDRSSPVNSFSPSALHNAGGSQFEASGRAHSTASRGGGAGTPHVRTPGVSLFGSGLQKTFATGNLSRMCQIPVMNPLSRAGAPKSEFDDPSEPIYTDPSLFERSRSLRSIAVDQTEDANNV
- the LOC1270003 gene encoding uncharacterized protein LOC1270003 isoform X8, translated to MRKRQKLLPGLSDVTVLVLLARFALVLGQTTCNNGQGRVLYERLPNQQLQGFDDDVVRDSAPPFRVLEKCQDLCLRDRTASNNLGRACTSFDFQPGSRIASFSGSVEYEESTCYLTREQAAPEGIGNLMLVPNSVHFTEVCITSSRPDRECPSRRYVFERHPRKKLKLPVSDIKEVTAANRSDCEDKCLNEFSFVCRSANYDSTLRSCAMSRFTRRTHPELLEDDPNSDYLENTCLNAERRCDGLIVYVKEENKRLGGPFEVEIFNNMTLEECQSLCLRAEKYFCRSIEFDDQTKQCILSEEDSVSQKDDLSISSSPTHHFYDLVCLDNQRGAEYPDNSVTSHLFASGRRPDTAFQRYRNSRLGGEFHSEITGRSLSECLDECLRQTSFQCRSAVYSDRFRTCRLSRYNQRDGMRIIYDADYDYYENLMLGGDTDTTNGRPDPTDWRPPYGGDRDRDRVPDDRIPPGRYPQGDRYPMGSRPEYGAGYDPYMGGYEPQRGYVDDRYGGYYPSGGGRLPPPLPPPMPAFPDRDRGYRRPAVGMAPDGGGYPFEIPYGPSGTGYDNTLGGGDGFGGYGPQRPYETRCDNTDTFKQVAAKRKMRKQYIRRVINAPSLGICQQECAGARDFMCRSFNYRDSAPYETEGNCELSDRDSRDLEVPSTQMFESDSADYYERTPGRGGPHDECLDVGQVCNEDGMEFTLRTPEGFVGRIYAYGFYDRCFFRGNGGTVNVLRISGPQGYPECGTQRYGDTMTNIIVVQFSDNVQTGRDKRFNLTCMFRGPGEAVVTSGYIGAGFQSIDRSGSPIPIEYLPAENSMSNKVRLMILYQGRPTTTIAVGDPLTFRLESQDGYSHATDIFATNVVARDPYSGRSVQLIDNYGCPVDSLVFPELGRSRDNDALEARFNAFKIPESNFLVFEATVRTCRGGCQPAYCPGPSGRSEPSFGRRKRSLENGTETIGTAEPLVAANPDPADDEDDEVSIVNGTMVNENATSAKTRDASGDTITAEADTTSPTEMPEQVREMIESRYFRPLQVFQSREEMQQDTVARKMVAPIESVCLTHAEYYGLISAVILLIILLISITFAAGIVYRSYWKVFIKNRTLDRSSPVNSFSPSALHNAGGSQFEASGRAHSTASRGGGAGTPHVRTPGVSLFGSGLQKTFATGNLSRMCQIPVMNPLSRAGAPKSEFDDPSEPIYTDPSLFERSRSLRSIAVDQTEDANNV
- the LOC1270003 gene encoding uncharacterized protein LOC1270003 isoform X7; this encodes MRKRQKLLPGLSDVTVLVLLARFALVLGQTTCNNGQGRVLYERLPNQQLQGFDDDVVRDSAPPFRVLEKCQDLCLRDRTASNNLGRACTSFDFQPGSRIASFSGSVEYEESTCYLTREQAAPEGIGNLMLVPNSVHFTEVCITSSRPDRECPSRRYVFERHPRKKLKLPVSDIKEVTAANRSDCEDKCLNEFSFVCRSANYDSTLRSCAMSRFTRRTHPELLEDDPNSDYLENTCLNAERRCDGLIVYVKEENKRLGGPFEVEIFNNMTLEECQSLCLRAEKYFCRSIEFDDQTKQCILSEEDSVSQKDDLSISSSPTHHFYDLVCLDNQRGAEYPDNSVTSHLFASGRRPDTAFQRYRNSRLGGEFHSEITGRSLSECLDECLRQTSFQCRSAVYSDRFRTCRLSRYNQRDGMRIIYDADYDYYENLMPHLVGGDTDTTNGRPDPTDWRPPYGGDRDRDRVPDDRIPPGRYPQGDRYPMGSRPEYGGYDPYMGGYEPQRGYVDDRYGGYYPSGGGRLPPPLPPPMPAFPDRDRGYRRPAVGMAPDGGGYPFEIPYGPSGTGYDNTLGGGDGFGGYGPQRPYETRCDNTDTFKQVAAKRKMRKQYIRRVINAPSLGICQQECAGARDFMCRSFNYRDSAPYETEGNCELSDRDSRDLEVPSTQMFESDSADYYERTPGRGGPHDECLDVGQVCNEDGMEFTLRTPEGFVGRIYAYGFYDRCFFRGNGGTVNVLRISGPQGYPECGTQRYGDTMTNIIVVQFSDNVQTGRDKRFNLTCMFRGPGEAVVTSGYIGAGFQSIDRSGSPIPIEYLPAENSMSNKVRLMILYQGRPTTTIAVGDPLTFRLESQDGYSHATDIFATNVVARDPYSGRSVQLIDNYGCPVDSLVFPELGRSRDNDALEARFNAFKIPESNFLVFEATVRTCRGGCQPAYCPGPSGRSEPSFGRRKRSLENGTETIGTAEPLVAANPDPADDEDDEVSIVNGTMVNENATSAKTRDASGDTITAEADTTSPTEMPEQVREMIESRYFRPLQVFQSREEMQQDTVARKMVAPIESVCLTHAEYYGLISAVILLIILLISITFAAGIVYRSYWKVFIKNRTLDRSSPVNSFSPSALHNAGGSQFEASGRAHSTASRGGGAGTPHVRTPGVSLFGSGLQKTFATGNLSRMCQIPVMNPLSRAGAPKSEFDDPSEPIYTDPSLFERSRSLRSIAVDQTEDANNV